The sequence GGTGCGGGAGCCCGTGCCTCGCATTCCCAACGTGAACCAGTCGTTCTGCAACTCGATGCCCTCCGTCGAGAGCGGGAGCGAGAAGTGCAGGACCTGTGCGCCACGGGACGGGCCTTCGAGCCTCGCGCTGGTCACCAGCACGTCCCCGTACTCGCAACCGCTCGAGAACGCCTTGCGCGCGTTCACCCGGTAGCCGCCCTGCGCCTTCGTCATCTCTCCGCTGGAGCTGAGCCAGTCGCGGCCTCCGGTACTCACCAGTACCAGTTCTTCCTGCGCGACCTTGCGGAGCACCTTCTCTCCCGGCTGATCGCGCCGATACTTCCAGACGTTCGCGGCGATGAGGTGCATGTGCATCGAGGCAGTTAGGGCGGTCGATCCGCAGTAGCGAGCGAGCTGGCGCAGGACGCCGCACAGCTCCGAGTGCGATGCGCCTCCGCCTCCCAGCTCCGCCGGCACGCCGAAGGAGAAGAATCGCCGTTTCTTCAGATCCGTGAAGTTCTCCGCCACGAACCGGGCGTCCTTGTCGTGCGCGGCCGCCCGCTCGGCGAAGACCGGCCCCAGCTCCTCCAGCTGCTCCAGCCACCGCCCGTTCGGCACGGTCGGGATACCGCTCGCTGCCTCTGCATTCATAGAACCGCCTCCCTCGAACGGGCGTCGAGCCACCCGTTGTTTCGGATGTTGACGTCAGGCCGGGCGACCGTCCAGTTCAACGTCTGAACTTGCGACTCGCCCCGACCTCGCCTACTCTGTGCGGGTGGATGGATACGGGCAGTACTGCCCGGTGGCGCGGGCTATGGATGTGCTGGGGAGCCGCTGGACGCTACTCATCGTTCGCGACCTCCTCTGCTACGACATCCGCCGCTTCAACGAGCTCGCCAGGGGACTCCCCCGGATGTCGCGCGGTCTGCTCAGCGAGCGGTTGCGGCAGTTGCAGGAAGCCGGCATCATCGAGCGTCACGCCGGGAACGGCACACCTGCGGAGTACCGGCTCAGCAAGGCCGGCATGGAACTGCGCCCCGTCGTCGAAGCCCTCCTTCGGTGGGGTTCCAAGTGGACCTTCGAGGAGCCAACCTCGAACGAACTCGACCCGGTGCTGCTGATGTGGTGGATGCGCAGACGTACGAGGACCGAGGAGCTTCCCGACCAGAGGGTCGTCGCCCAGTTCGACTTCCGCCGGGTCGACGGCAGCTTCTGGCTGGTTCTCGACCGGAGCGATGTGTCGGTCTGTCTAAAGCGGCCCAAGTTCGACATCGACCTGTGGATCGAGGCCGACCTGAGCGTCTTCTACCAGGTCTGGCTGGGCAGGCTCGAGTTCGACGAGGCGGTCAGGCAAGGTGGTGTGGCGGTCAGATCCACGCCGGAGCTGGAACGCCGATTCTCCAGCTGGTTCAGGTGGAGTCCGGCCGTCGACCTGCTGGCGGTGACGGAGCACGATCCGACCAGCACGAGCGAGGCACTCTCCCGGCAGCAGCTCTAGGCTCGCGCGCTCACTACCTTCCGCGCCAGGTTGATGGTCGTGGCCAGGGCGTGGGCGTTGCCAAGTGCGATGTAGATGGGCGCCGTCTCACGCTTGCTGGGGATCACCACCAACCGCAGTTCGTCGACGACGTCGGCGCGAACGACCCGGTCGAGG comes from Trueperaceae bacterium and encodes:
- a CDS encoding helix-turn-helix domain-containing protein, which codes for MDGYGQYCPVARAMDVLGSRWTLLIVRDLLCYDIRRFNELARGLPRMSRGLLSERLRQLQEAGIIERHAGNGTPAEYRLSKAGMELRPVVEALLRWGSKWTFEEPTSNELDPVLLMWWMRRRTRTEELPDQRVVAQFDFRRVDGSFWLVLDRSDVSVCLKRPKFDIDLWIEADLSVFYQVWLGRLEFDEAVRQGGVAVRSTPELERRFSSWFRWSPAVDLLAVTEHDPTSTSEALSRQQL
- a CDS encoding acyl-CoA dehydrogenase family protein; the protein is MNAEAASGIPTVPNGRWLEQLEELGPVFAERAAAHDKDARFVAENFTDLKKRRFFSFGVPAELGGGGASHSELCGVLRQLARYCGSTALTASMHMHLIAANVWKYRRDQPGEKVLRKVAQEELVLVSTGGRDWLSSSGEMTKAQGGYRVNARKAFSSGCEYGDVLVTSARLEGPSRGAQVLHFSLPLSTEGIELQNDWFTLGMRGTGSRTVALDGVFVPDEAVVLARPADVWHPVWAVVAGVALPLIMAVYVGVAEQAAELALSLARHKRASDELAYLAGELENELTVARLALDGMISLANDYRFEPTQELASEMLVRKTICTGSVMAVAGKALELAGGVGFFQGVGLERLVRDLHAAQFHPLPAKQQHRFTGRLALGLEAVG